GAATGATAAAAAGTCTTCATATGCCGTGAATTGGTATAATATGTTCAAAACTATGGTTTTTGACAGCAAGGTTAATCTTCCATATTTTTAATGATTTTCGACATTGCAAAGGAGAGACAATGAATAAAAAATCAATGGTTTCAAAGAGACAGGATAGATATAAAATCCTTATCGTTGATGACCATCCTATAGTCCGTAAAGGTCTATCACAACTTATCAATCAGGAGCAGGACCTCTTTGTATCAGGTGAGGCAGAGGATGGTCCATCAGCCCTTGAATTTATCAAGAAAACCAAACCTGACCTTGCAATAATCGACATATCTTTAAAGGGGATTGACGGCATAGAACTCATAAAAAAGATAAAAGAGCGTTATCAGGATATACCCATGCTCGTAGTCTCCATGCATGATGAGTCCCTTTTTGCCGAACGTGCCCTAAGGGCAGGTGCAAGGGGTTATATAATGAAACAGGAGGCAATAGAAAAGGTTTTTGAGGCCATAAGAAAGGTCCTAAAAGGTGAATTATACATAAGCGAGAGGGTAAGTGCCAATATAGTGAAAAAATTTATAGACGGTAAACAGACGGAGAAAAATTCACCCATAGAGATATTAAGTGATC
The sequence above is drawn from the Syntrophorhabdaceae bacterium genome and encodes:
- a CDS encoding response regulator transcription factor, with the protein product MNKKSMVSKRQDRYKILIVDDHPIVRKGLSQLINQEQDLFVSGEAEDGPSALEFIKKTKPDLAIIDISLKGIDGIELIKKIKERYQDIPMLVVSMHDESLFAERALRAGARGYIMKQEAIEKVFEAIRKVLKGELYISERVSANIVKKFIDGKQTEKNSPIEILSDRELEVFNLIGQGYRTRQIADMIHVSVKTVESYRANIKEKLHLKNATELLKHAVYWVEKQ